Proteins from a genomic interval of Sporolactobacillus sp. Y61:
- a CDS encoding PBP1A family penicillin-binding protein codes for MHGLRECFGKIGENHMDRKRIEKRLFQIAYFVLSAAIVGLFVYFVILLIGNHYTDDEKLVMSRTSIIVDQKGQEISRLYAENREPVSLKKIPERVQDAFIVTEDIRFYDHSGIDLRGISRAIVSNLLSGEKREGGSTITQQLARNAYLSNEKSWMRKAKEAAIAISLERRYSKKQILEMYLNQLYFGHGIYGIQTASRFFFNKSADELNETEAALLAALPKGPNGYSPILHPKKALERRNLVIGLLQKHGKLSAEQSVRMKGTTLGLHIQRIQTHPEYDSYVDLVKDEAQRRFHIDEDELIRGGYKIVVPINREAQKASYQAFKDNRYFRGSNPKLSPQGAFVLMNKNGAMLAAQGGRNYVRGSLNRVQSSRQPGSSFKPLAVYGPALDSGKYQPYSLLQDKEVSYGKYAPTNYTGRYTGEMTMYDAITVSQNAPAVWLLNQIGIEKSKSYLKKMDINLPDKGLAIALGGLRDGVTPLQMASAYTAFDNQGVQSEPWFIQTLYDHQGRKIGGEPAEKKKVFSAQTAWYMTRMLQSVVKNGTGQAGYSASEIAGKTGSVAYSRNGLSDAWFVGYTPEVTGAVWIGYDQTNEKQYLSGSSDDAVSLFKTIINGVPGQSRLAFEKPDGVADLDQPIRMAEVTRLTAKGTLGKFAMPALELNWNGSKDKRMIYSIYAEENGKTKLKGKVTGENHYRIDFVNPMANASYYVIPYNPQTGRHGATSPKVEANWFSKL; via the coding sequence ATGCACGGGTTACGTGAATGCTTCGGTAAGATCGGAGAGAATCATATGGACAGAAAGAGGATAGAAAAGCGTTTATTTCAGATAGCTTATTTTGTATTAAGCGCAGCGATTGTCGGCCTTTTTGTCTATTTTGTCATCCTGCTCATTGGTAATCACTATACCGATGATGAGAAGCTCGTGATGAGTCGCACGTCGATTATTGTCGATCAAAAGGGGCAGGAAATATCCAGACTTTATGCAGAGAACCGTGAGCCGGTCTCGTTAAAGAAAATTCCCGAACGGGTACAGGATGCGTTTATTGTGACTGAAGATATCCGGTTCTATGATCATTCGGGAATTGACCTTCGCGGGATTTCCCGGGCCATTGTTTCAAATCTCCTTTCCGGTGAAAAGCGCGAGGGAGGGAGTACCATTACCCAGCAGCTGGCAAGGAACGCCTATCTGTCCAATGAAAAATCCTGGATGAGGAAGGCCAAGGAGGCAGCTATTGCCATCAGTCTGGAACGAAGATACAGTAAGAAACAGATTCTGGAGATGTATCTGAATCAGCTGTACTTTGGACACGGTATCTATGGTATCCAGACGGCTTCCAGGTTCTTTTTCAATAAGAGTGCAGACGAACTGAATGAGACTGAGGCTGCACTGCTTGCCGCACTGCCAAAGGGCCCGAATGGTTATTCGCCCATTCTTCATCCGAAAAAAGCACTGGAGCGACGTAACCTCGTGATCGGTTTACTTCAGAAACACGGGAAGCTGAGCGCTGAACAGTCAGTCAGGATGAAAGGAACGACTCTCGGCCTTCATATTCAGAGGATCCAGACTCATCCGGAGTATGACTCCTATGTTGATCTGGTAAAAGATGAGGCGCAAAGACGTTTTCACATTGACGAAGATGAACTGATCCGCGGTGGATACAAAATTGTTGTTCCAATCAATAGAGAAGCGCAGAAGGCGTCATACCAGGCGTTTAAGGATAACCGTTATTTTCGCGGGTCCAATCCGAAATTATCCCCGCAGGGTGCCTTTGTACTGATGAATAAAAACGGGGCGATGCTGGCTGCTCAGGGGGGACGGAACTATGTACGTGGCAGTCTGAACCGTGTTCAGTCCTCGCGGCAGCCGGGATCTTCATTCAAACCGCTGGCAGTATATGGACCTGCCCTTGATTCAGGAAAATATCAGCCGTATTCGCTGCTTCAGGATAAGGAAGTTTCTTATGGAAAGTACGCACCGACAAACTATACCGGTCGTTATACAGGTGAGATGACGATGTACGATGCGATTACGGTTTCTCAGAATGCTCCGGCTGTCTGGCTGCTGAATCAGATTGGCATTGAAAAAAGTAAATCTTACCTGAAGAAAATGGATATTAATCTGCCGGATAAGGGGCTGGCTATTGCCCTTGGAGGACTCCGTGATGGCGTCACGCCGCTGCAAATGGCTTCTGCTTATACGGCCTTTGATAATCAGGGCGTGCAGTCTGAACCCTGGTTTATCCAGACGCTCTACGATCATCAGGGCAGAAAAATTGGCGGAGAACCTGCTGAAAAGAAGAAAGTTTTCTCTGCTCAGACGGCCTGGTATATGACTCGAATGTTACAATCTGTTGTCAAAAACGGAACAGGGCAGGCGGGATACAGTGCGTCCGAAATTGCCGGGAAAACGGGATCCGTTGCGTATTCAAGAAACGGGTTGTCGGATGCCTGGTTTGTCGGATATACCCCTGAAGTGACAGGTGCTGTCTGGATCGGCTACGATCAGACGAATGAGAAGCAGTATTTATCCGGATCAAGCGACGATGCGGTAAGTCTGTTTAAGACCATCATAAACGGTGTTCCCGGTCAATCCCGGCTGGCTTTTGAAAAACCTGACGGAGTGGCAGATCTGGATCAGCCGATCCGAATGGCGGAGGTGACCCGCCTCACGGCGAAAGGGACACTGGGCAAGTTCGCCATGCCGGCACTCGAACTCAACTGGAATGGTTCTAAGGATAAACGGATGATTTACAGTATCTATGCAGAAGAAAACGGGAAAACAAAATTAAAGGGAAAAGTGACCGGAGAAAACCACTATCGCATTGATTTTGTCAATCCAATGGCTAATGCTTCCTATTACGTCATTCCTTACAATCCGCAGACCGGAAGGCATGGAGCGACATCTCCTAAGGTGGAAGCGAACTGGTTTTCAAAGTTGTAA
- the hemE gene encoding uroporphyrinogen decarboxylase: MKPVFHDTFLKACRQEPVSRIPVWYMRQAGRYQAEYRVIRAQHHNFFDLCRDPELCARVTRLPVEHLGVDAAILFSDIMTPLKARGLDVELVEGTGPVIRHPFRRAHDLSSLRTLDPDRDLQYVIETVKLLHSQLSVPLIGFAGAPFTLASYMIEGGPSKNYHLTKGFMYTHPDDWQALMEDLAAMTVSYLKAQIAAGAQAVQVFDSWVGALGAEDYRTFIAPVMRNIFTALRQTDAVTLYFAAGAGHLLKEWDKLPVDVLSFDWRTSPQFIRGMHLSKAVQGNLDPSMLLAPFPLLKERTRQILDVMGCRPGFIFNLGHGLFPEVDEQQLKRLTDFIHQYPIYKERSYEDE; the protein is encoded by the coding sequence ATGAAGCCAGTGTTTCATGATACTTTTTTAAAAGCATGCCGTCAGGAACCCGTATCCCGGATTCCGGTATGGTACATGCGGCAGGCGGGCCGCTATCAGGCAGAATATCGTGTTATCCGCGCGCAACACCACAATTTTTTCGACCTCTGCAGGGACCCCGAACTGTGTGCGAGGGTAACCCGGCTCCCGGTTGAGCATCTTGGCGTGGATGCTGCCATTTTATTCTCCGATATTATGACCCCGTTAAAGGCAAGAGGTTTAGATGTTGAACTGGTTGAAGGGACAGGGCCGGTCATCAGACATCCATTTCGCCGTGCGCACGATCTGTCATCGCTCAGGACCCTCGACCCGGATCGTGATCTTCAGTATGTGATCGAGACGGTTAAACTGCTTCACAGCCAGCTTTCCGTTCCGCTTATCGGTTTTGCCGGTGCCCCGTTCACGCTGGCCAGTTATATGATTGAAGGCGGGCCCTCAAAAAATTATCACCTGACAAAGGGATTTATGTACACGCATCCTGATGACTGGCAGGCGCTTATGGAGGATCTGGCGGCCATGACGGTGAGCTATTTAAAAGCTCAGATAGCAGCCGGTGCTCAGGCCGTACAGGTTTTTGATTCGTGGGTCGGGGCTCTTGGCGCAGAAGACTACCGGACGTTTATTGCCCCCGTTATGAGAAATATTTTTACAGCATTGCGACAAACAGATGCCGTTACCCTTTACTTTGCTGCCGGTGCAGGGCATTTACTGAAAGAGTGGGACAAACTTCCGGTTGATGTGCTGTCCTTTGATTGGCGGACGTCCCCGCAGTTCATCCGGGGGATGCATCTGTCAAAGGCCGTTCAGGGCAATCTCGACCCCTCAATGCTTCTGGCTCCTTTTCCGCTGCTAAAGGAGCGGACCAGGCAGATATTAGACGTTATGGGCTGTCGTCCGGGATTTATCTTTAATCTTGGTCACGGCCTGTTCCCTGAAGTTGATGAACAGCAGCTGAAACGGTTAACAGATTTTATTCACCAGTATCCAATTTATAAAGAAAGAAGCTATGAAGATGAGTAA
- the hemH gene encoding ferrochelatase: MSNKKKMGLLVMAYGTPYKKEDIVPYYTAIRHGRRPSQEQIEDLTRRYEAIGGVSPLARLTKAQMDALTERLNHGQDDIIFQSRLGLKYIHPFIEDAVEDMRQDGIEQAIALSLAPHYSRFSVQAYTDRAKKAAGDQGPAIYPIKSWYTEPKFIQYWSQAIRGILDALPEDERSTSVVIFSAHSLPRRILTGGDPYPDQIAETIQAITAQTDIPHVAQAWQSAGKTPDPWLGPDIMDKIRELMTGHHYKHLIFCPIGFVSEHLEVLYDNDMECRTLVESLGGAYHRPSMPDTDPLFIEALASAVWKACQKNKGVLS; encoded by the coding sequence ATGAGTAATAAGAAAAAAATGGGCCTCCTTGTTATGGCTTACGGGACGCCTTATAAAAAGGAAGATATCGTTCCGTATTATACCGCCATCAGACATGGGAGACGCCCGTCTCAGGAACAGATAGAGGATTTGACCAGGCGTTACGAAGCGATTGGCGGTGTTTCACCGCTTGCCCGATTGACAAAAGCCCAGATGGACGCCCTTACCGAACGACTAAATCACGGACAGGATGACATCATCTTTCAATCCCGGCTCGGCCTTAAATACATACATCCTTTTATTGAAGATGCTGTCGAGGACATGCGACAGGATGGAATTGAACAGGCTATTGCTCTTTCCCTTGCACCTCACTATTCCAGATTCAGTGTTCAGGCGTATACAGACCGTGCCAAAAAGGCGGCGGGAGATCAGGGACCGGCTATATACCCGATTAAAAGCTGGTATACTGAACCGAAATTCATCCAGTACTGGTCACAGGCAATCCGCGGGATTCTGGATGCTCTGCCGGAAGATGAGCGCAGCACAAGTGTTGTTATTTTCAGTGCGCACAGTTTACCCCGACGGATCTTAACCGGCGGTGATCCGTATCCGGACCAGATCGCTGAAACAATACAAGCAATTACCGCGCAAACCGATATTCCGCATGTTGCCCAGGCATGGCAGAGTGCCGGAAAAACGCCTGATCCATGGCTTGGTCCCGATATAATGGATAAGATTCGTGAGTTAATGACAGGACATCACTATAAACATCTGATTTTCTGCCCTATCGGATTTGTCTCCGAGCACCTGGAGGTTTTATATGATAATGATATGGAGTGTCGTACACTGGTGGAGTCTCTGGGCGGGGCTTATCATCGTCCCTCCATGCCGGATACTGATCCTCTGTTTATTGAGGCCCTGGCAAGTGCAGTATGGAAGGCCTGTCAGAAAAATAAAGGAGTCCTGTCATGA
- a CDS encoding TetR/AcrR family transcriptional regulator — protein MVDRKENILKAAEQTFASFGYKATTMDLVARMANVGKGTIYTFFTNKEDLFFEIMKQFIEKIKKVASSAIHDEDDFFTNLHRALYSVLEFRKEHQLTIKLTQEIKEIGTVQAKQALGNVEDAILDFLEGNIKNALKKGEIKTCDPKVTAFVILRLYIALVFDWELRHAPLSSSEIADLFGLYLVRGLKK, from the coding sequence ATGGTCGACCGTAAAGAAAACATCCTGAAAGCCGCGGAGCAGACATTCGCATCTTTTGGTTATAAGGCAACAACGATGGATCTTGTTGCGCGCATGGCGAATGTCGGAAAGGGGACGATTTATACTTTTTTTACAAACAAAGAAGACCTTTTTTTTGAAATCATGAAGCAGTTTATTGAAAAAATCAAAAAGGTCGCAAGCAGTGCGATTCATGATGAAGATGATTTTTTTACCAATCTTCACCGGGCACTTTACAGTGTACTGGAGTTTCGCAAGGAGCATCAGCTGACCATTAAACTGACTCAGGAGATCAAAGAAATTGGAACCGTGCAGGCAAAACAGGCTTTAGGTAACGTCGAGGATGCTATTCTGGATTTTCTGGAGGGCAATATTAAGAATGCCTTGAAGAAAGGCGAGATCAAGACCTGCGATCCTAAGGTGACGGCTTTCGTTATCCTCAGGCTCTATATCGCGCTCGTCTTTGACTGGGAGTTGAGACATGCTCCTCTGTCCAGCAGTGAGATTGCCGATTTGTTTGGATTGTATCTCGTCAGAGGTTTAAAAAAGTGA